Within the Comamonadaceae bacterium OTU4NAUVB1 genome, the region ACCGAGGCGAGCGCCGTGCCCTTGACCACCTGCACCAGGAAGCCGACCGTCGGCGCGGTGGCGATCCGCACGGCCTGCGGCAGCACGACGTGGCGCATCTGCTCGCCGAAGCTCAGCGCCAGGCTGGCGGACGCTTCCCACTGGCCCTTGGGGATGGAGGCGACGCAGCCGCGCCAGATCTCGGCCAGGAAGGCGCTGGTGTAGAGCGTGAGCGCCACGCTCGCGGCCGTCCACGCCGAGACGTCGATGCCGAACAGCGCGATGCCGAAGTACGCGAGGAACAGCTGCATCAGCAGCGGCGTGCCCTGGAACAGCTGCACGTACACGCCGATGGCGCGCTGCGCGCCGCGCCCGCCGCGCAGCCGCGCGAACAGCAGCAGGCCGCCGACCACGCCGCCGCCGACGAAGGCGATGGCCGACAGTGCCACCGTCCAGCGCAGCGCGAGCAGCAGGTTGCGCAGGATGTCCCAGAGGGAGAACTCGACCATGGGGAGGCTTTCCTGTTGTTGTTGCGGTCGGGGACCGGTCAGCGGCCGAAGAAATATTTCGGCCCGGCCCAGTCGAGCAGGCGCCGCAGCGCCACCGACAGCGCCAGGTAGATCAGCGTGGCGACGATGAAGGACTCGAAGGCGCGGAAGTTGCGGCTCTGGATCAGGTTGGCCGCGTAGCTCAGCTCCTCCGTGGAGATCTGGCCGCAGACCGCCGAGCCCAGCATCACGATCACGATCTGGCTGACCATCGAGGGCCAGACCTTCTTGAGCGCGGGCGGCAGCACGACGCGGAAAAAGACCTGCACGCGGTCGAGCGCCAGGCTCACGGCGGCCTCGATCTGGCCCCGGGGCGTCGCCTCGATGCCGGCGCGCACGATCTCGGTGGCGTAGGCCCCGAGGTTCAGCGTCATGGCGATCACCGAGGCCATCTCCGCCGACAGCTTGAAGCCCGCCGCCGGCAGGCCGAAGAAGATGAAGAACAGCTGCACGATGAAGGGCGTGTTGCGGATCAGCTCCACGTACGCGCCGACCCCCCAGCGCAGCCACGTCGGACCGCCCGAGCGGGCCCAGGCGCAGAACACGCCCACCGCCATGCCCACGACGGTGGCGATCGCGGTGAGCCCGACGGTCCATGCCACGCCCCGGAGCAGCAGGGGCCACTGGGCGAGGACCGCCAGGAAATCGAAGGTGATGCGCATGGCCGGGTGCTTCCGTCGGGACCGGTCGGGATCAGCTCGGCAGGTCGCCCGACGGGCGGCCGAGCCACTTCTTCGACAGCGCGTCGAGCTCGCCGGCCTTCTTGGCCTCGGCCAGGATGTCGTTGACCTTCAGGCGCAGCTTGTCCTCGCCCTTGGCCACGCCGATGAAGTTGGGGCTGTCCTTGAGCAGCAGCTTGAACTCGGCGCCCACGCCGGGATTCTTGGCCATCATGTTGCCCGCGACCGAGGCGCTGGTCGCCACCAGCTGCGTCTGGCCGGCGACGAAGGCGGCGATGGTGGCGTTGTTGTCCTCGAAGCGCTTGACGTCGACGCCCGCGGGGGCGACCTTGGCCAGTTCCTGGTCCTCCATCGCGCCGCGCGTGACGGCCACGCTCTTGCCGGCCAGGTCGCCCCAGCCCTTGATCGCCATCGACTTGGGCGCGAACACGGCCTGGAAGAAGGGCGAGTAGGCGCTCGTGAAGTCGATCACCTTCTCGCGGTCGGGGTTCTTGCCGAGCGTGGAGACCACCAGGTCGGCCTTGCGCGTCTGCAGGTAGGGCACGCGGTTGGCGCTGGTCACGGGCACCAGCTCGACCTTCACGCCGAGCTTGGCGGCGATCAGCCTGGCCACGTCGACGTCCAGGCCCTGGGGCGCCATGTCGGTGCCGACGAAGCCGTAGGGCGGGTAGTCGGTCGGGATGGCGATCTTGATCGACTTGGCCTTCATGACGTCGTCGAGCGCCGCCTGGGCGTGCGCGCCGGCCGAGGCGAGGAGGGTGGCCGCTGCGGCGAGGCCGAGCGCGAAGGCGCGTTTGGTGATGAGAGGGGTCATAACAGGGCTCCTAGGTAGGTGGATGAATCGTCGGGGGTGGGTTCGTCGGCGGCCGCTGGCACGCTGCCCGCGACCGCGGTGCCGCCGGCCAGGGGCGCGAGCGCGTCGCGCAACTGCGCCAGCGGGTCGTGGTCGCAGCGCGCGCGCAGGGCGGCGTGCACGGTGCCGATGTGTTCGGACATCAGGGCCTCGGCGCTGGCCGCGTCGCCGCGTGCGAGGGCCTCGACGATGCGCACGTGGTCGGCGCAGGATTGCGCGGCGTCGTGGGTGGACTGGTAGCGCATCGCGATCAGCGTGGTGCGCGCGGTGAAGTCGCGCAGGGTGTCGGCCAGCAGGGTGTTGCCCAGGCACTCGGCCAGGCAGACGTGGAAGTCGCCCAGCAGGAAGCTGCGGGTGCCGATGTCGGTGTCGTCGGCGATGGCGGCCTGCTCGCGCGCGAGGTGGGCGCGCAGGCGGCCGAGCGCGACCGCGCCGATGCGCCCGGACTGGCCGGCGCTGCGGATCAGCCCGACCTCGATCACCCGGCGCGCCTCGAAGGCCTCGCGCGCCTCGTCCTGCGAGGGCTCGATGACGAACCAGCCGCGCCGCGCGCTCACGGTCACGATGCCGCGCGCGGCCAGCCGGGTCAGCGCCTCGCGCACGATGGTGCGGCTGCAGCCGAACAGCATCGCCAGTGGCTGTTCGCCCAGCCGGGAGCCGGGCGCGAGCTTGCGCGCCATCACCGCCTCGATGATGCGTGCACTGATTTCGGAAGCGGAGATCGACATGTCACCGTGCGTCAGCAGCTTCCGTGCCAACTGGTATGCAAGATGTGCGCACCACGAAGGCGCAAAGATGCAAACCTTTCGTGCTACTTCCCTGCGATGCTCGGGCGGCGATCCGTGGGCCTCGGGCATGGGAAATCCGCCCGACTCATGGTCCACTGTCGCCGCGATCCGACGACACGGACGAAGACCGAGACGACCACAACGATTGGAGACGACCCATGAATCCAGACCTCGACCGGCGCCACCTGTTGCGCCTGGCCACCCGCACCACCGCCACCGCCGCCGGGGCTTCGGCCCTGGGCCTGTTCGGCGCGCTCGCCTCGCCGGCGCATGCCCAGGCGGGCTGGCCGGCCCGGCCGGTGACGATGATCGTGCCGTTTCCCGCCGGCGGCGGCACGGACGCCTTCGCCCGGCCGTTCTCGGCGCAGTTCTCGCGCGCGACCGGCCAGACGCTGGTGATCGACAACCGCGGCGGCGCCGGCGGCACGCTCGGCGCCGGCATCGCCGCCAAGGCGCAGCCCGACGGCTACACGCTGTTCATGGGCGCGGTGCACCACGCCATCGCACCGGCGGTGTACCCGCGCCTGGACTACGACATCGAACGCGACTTCGTCCCGCTCATGCTGCTGGCCAACGTGCCCCAGGTGCTGGTGGTCAATCCGCAGCGCGTGAAGGTCGCCAACCTGCGCGAGTTCCTCGACCTGGCGAAGAAGAACCCCGGCCGGCTGAACTACGCCTCGGCCGGCGCCGGCACCTCGCACCACCTGGCCGGGGAACTGTTCAAGCTGCAGACCGGCGTCTTCATCACCCACATCCCCTACCGGGGCGCCGGCCCGGCGCTGCAGGACCTCATCGCCGGCAACGTCGACGTCATGTTCGACGGGCTGGGTTCGTCGGCCCAGCACATCAAGGCCGGTCGCATCAAGGCGCTGATGGTCTCGGGCACCCGGCGCAATCCCGCCTTCCCCGACGTGCCGTGCGCCGCCGAGGTGGGTCTGCCGGACTACACCGTGACCACCTGGTACGGCCTCTGGGCACCCCGGGGCACGCCGGGCGAGCTCCAGGCGCGCATCATCGAGAGCGCGCGCAAGGCGCTCGCGGCCGACGACCTGCGCACCATCTGGGCGGCCAACGGCTCGGAGATCCCGGACCTCGCGACCACGGCGTTCGGCGGCTTCGTCAACGCCGAGGTCCGGCGCTGGGCCACCGTCGTCAAGGCCTCCGGCACCAAGCTCGACTGACCCCGATGTCCGGCGCGACCCGCCTGCAGCACCCGGCGGCACCGTGCACCGCGACGGCGCCTGCGCCTTCAGCGGCTGGCCCGCCGCGTGCTTCCGATGCGCATCGCGCCGGCGGCGGGCGATCCCCCCGATCCCTTCGACCTTTCCGTTCCTTCTTCGAGTTTTCCCTGCCAGACGAACCATGAACGCTCCATCGACCTCCTCGCCCGCGGGCAACGCCAACCTCTTCGTCGCGCTGCGCGGCGGCTTCCCGTGCGACCTCGACGCCATCGCCATCGAGACCGACGAGGGCCAGCGCCACACCTGGCGCGACCTCGACCAGGCCAGCGCGCGCATCGCGAACCTGCTCGACGCGCTGGCCCTGCCACCGGCCTCGCGCATCGCCGTGCAGGTGGAGAAGTCGGTCGAGGCCGTGGCGCTGTACCTGGGGACGCTGCGCGCGGGCCATGTCTTCCTGCCCCTGAACACCGCCTACCGCAGCGCCGAGATCGCCTACTTCATCGGCAACGCCGAACCCGCCGTGGTGGTGTGCGGCAGCGCCAACGCCGACTGGGTGGCGCCCATCGCCGTGGAGGCCGGCACGCGCCACGTCTTCACGCTCGACGACGACCGCACCGGCACGCTCCTCGACGTGGCCGCGCAGTGCCCCGACCAGCACGTGCCGGCCATGAAGGCCGACGACGACCTCGCGGCCATCCTCTACACCAGCGGCACCACCGGGCGCAGCAAGGGCGCCATGCTCACGCACCGCAACCTGCGCTCCAACGCCGAGGTGCTCAAGGACTACTGGGGCTGGACCGAGGGCGACGTGCTGATCCACGCGCTGCCGATCTTCCACGTCCACGGCCTGTTCGTCGCGCTGCACGGCGCGCTGCTCAACGGCAGCCGGATGATCTGGTTCGACCGCTTCGATCCGAAGAAGGTGGTGGCGCGGCTGGCCGACGCCACCGTCTTCATGGGGGTGCCCACGCTGTACGTGCGCATGCTGGCGGAGCCGGGCCTCACGAAGGAGGCCTGCGCGCGCATGCGGCTGTTCATCTCCGGCTCGGCGCCGCTGCTGATCGAGACCTTCGAGACGTGGCGCGAACGCACCGGCCACACCATCCTGGAGCGCTACGGCATGAGCGAGACGGCGATGCTCACCTCCAACCCCTACCGCCCGGTACAGGGCGAGCGGCGCGGCGGCACCGTGGGCTTTCCGCTGCCCGGCGTCAACCTGCGGGTGCGCACGGCCGACGACCACGGCGGCGGCGAATTCCGCGACTGCGCCACCGACGAGATCGGCGGCATCGAGGTCGTCGGGCCCAACGTCTTCGCCGGCTACTGGCGCATGCCGGAGAAGACGCGCGAGGAGTTCACGGCCGACGGCTTCTTCAAGACCGGCGACGTCGGGCGCATCGACGGCCTGGGCTACGTCACCATCGTCGGGCGCAGCAAGGACCTCATCATCAGCGGGGGCTACAACGTCTACCCGGCCGAGATCGAGGGTGTCATCAACGAGATGCCGGGCGTGACCGAGAGCGCCGTGATCGGCGTGCCGCACCCGGATTTCGGCGAGGTGGGCGTGGCGCTGGTGGTGGCGCGCAAGGACGAGCGGCCCGACGCCGAGGCGATCCTCGCGGCGTTGCGCCGCCAGCTCGCCAACTTCAAGATCCCCAAGCGCTGCTTCGTGGTCGACGAGCTGCCGCGCAACACCATGGGCAAGGTGCAGAAGGCGGCCCTGCGCGAGCAGCACAAGGGGCTGTTCGCCGGCAGCACGGCCGCCGCCGGCGCGGGCAACGCCCGCGCCGAGCCGATCAGGCCGGCAGCGCGGTGAGCGTGGCGGGCTCGTCCACCGGCACGCCGTTGGCGTTGCTGCGGAACTGCGCCGCCATGTCGTAGACCGCCTTGCGCACGCGCATGATCGAGCCGAGCGGGCGGTGCGCGGCCAGCGAATGCCAGGGCGAGAACGACATGCCGTCGTCCACCGCCGCCGAACGCGCGGCGCTCCACGCCACCTGCGGCCGCGCGCTCAGGCGGGCGACGGCGACGTAGGGGCTGCGGTCCTCGGGCCATTCGACCGAGGCGTCCTCGATCGGCATCGCCTCGATGTCGGTGCACAGCTGCACGCGCAGTTCCCACTCGCCGCCGTTGTGGGCGAAATGCTGCAGCACGGCCTCGCGGATGACATCGGGTCCGTCGCCCAGATCGAGCAGGTTGCCGGTCAGCGCCACCAGTTCGGCCGACACCGGCGCGAGCGAGAGCTTGGCCATGTAGGGGCCATGGCGCAGCGGCACCTGCGTGTAGAAGGTCTCCCCGAGGATGTGCGTGGCCGGATGGCCGCCCATGGTCTTGAACGTGGCGACCTCGCCGCCGGCCTTCTCGACCAGCGTCTCCAGGCCGCGCAGGGCCGCCGAGAGCGCCTTCTTCAGGCCGGAGGCCTTGTCGGTGGTGGCGGCGAGCAGCTTGAGCGGACCCAGGAAGGCCTTGGCCGTGGGCGCGCTGAAGACCGGGCCGTTGACCAGGATGAAGTCCTGCGTGACGTCGCCTTCCGAGCCCGAGACGCGATCGCCCTCGACGCCGACGACCTTCAGCGCCACGCCGCGCGGCGTGGAGACGGCGTCGTCGAGCAGGTCGCCGGGCGTGGTGGAGAAGCGCATGGCGACGGGGTAGGTGCCCGCCTTGGCGAACAGGCCCTGCGCCAGCCGCTCGGGCAGTCCGTCCAGGACCCGCAGTTCGGCCAGCAGCAGGCCGTGGCTCTTGGCGTGCACGCTGCGGTAGGCATGGCCCTCGTCCCGGTGGACGGTCTCGCTGATCTCGTGCAGGGTTTCCTTCAGCGCGCGGGTCGTCTCGGCCTCGTCGTCCTCGAGCGATTCGTATGCGGGCTGGTAGCGCAGTGGCTCGGCGGCGTGGGGCAGGGGAGCGGACATCGTGGTTTCCTTCGGGGTTGGACGCGGCGCGGGGCGCCGTCGCGTCAGTATTCGAAGGAGGACCGCGCCGGACCGTCAGTGGCGCCGACGACGCCTTGTGGGACGACATGGCGTCGTTCCGGGAAGCGCAGGGTCGCGGCGTGGAGGGCCGGACCGGGGAGAGAAGGTGTCTGCGAATGTGCACCGGACCCGCATCCTGAACCAGGGTTCAGGTGGGCGAGGGCAGCCCGACTTCGGGTTCATCTGACGCGAGATGATCACGCCCGTCGGGCGATGTACCAAGCCCGGCTCCGGAGAGCATTGGAACAAGGAAATATTAAGCCCGGCGCGCACCGCAGACAGGGGCGATTCTATGCCCGGCGACCCGGCCGGCACGCCGCGTCAGGGCAAATGAGGGTCGCCGGCAAGGGCTTGATCGAGGCGCTTGACGAGCGCGCCGAGACGGTCCTCTCCCGCCGGCGGCGCAGCGGGCGGGGCGGTCCGCCGGGCCAGGACCTCGGCCTCGGCCTCGATCCGCGCGCGCGTGGCGGCGGCCGCCTCGACCTCGGCGCGCGCGCGGTCCGCGGCCGCCGCGACGCGTTCCGCCCGGGCCTGCTCGGCCGCCTGCGCGGCGGCCTCGGCCGCGGCCGCGCTCGCCTCGGCCGCGGCGGTCTGCTGCCCGAGGTCGTAGGCCAGGTGCAGCGAGGCCAGCACCGCGATGCGGTCGCGCGCGCGCACCTTGCCGGCGTCGCGGATGCGGCACATCGTGAGGTCGACCCGCTCGACGGCATCGCGCAGCCGGGCCTCGCCGCCCTCGGGGCAGCCCAGCAGGTAGCTCTGGCCCATGATCTGGACTTCGATCTGCTTCATCGGACGGCCGCGGCGGAGGCGAACGCGGGTGGCGAGGACGGGGCGGGCGGCGGGGTGGCGTCGTCGTGCGGCGGCTCGGCCGGCAGGCGCTCGAGCACGGCGTCCAGGCGCAGGCGGGCCTCGGCGAAGCGCGCCAGCAGCGCGTCGCGCTCCTGTGCCAGGGCGCTCACCTGATCCTGCAGCCGCGCGTTCGCGCGCAGGACTTCCTCGTGGCGCGCCAGCAGGCGCTCGACGCGCACGGCGATCTGGTCGATGGGGCTCGGGTCGGACATGGAAACGATTGTATGAGTGCTGTTCCGAAAGATGCCTCACTTAGAATCCGCCGCGTTGGTGCTCGCGCCGCGGTTCACGCGGTGCAGTTCAACGGGAAGCAGGAGCCAGACGCCCCCCGGGCCGAGGCCAGCCTGCGCTGCCCCCGCAACGGTCCAGCAGACGGCGTCCTCACCGGCGCCACTCCCGCCAATTCGCCACTGGGCGCCCTGAAACAGGTGCCTGGGAAGGCGGTGGGAGATGCGCTGCAAGCCCGGATACCGGCCAACGAGGAGACGGCGCCGCGTGCGCCGTCGTGACACCCAGACGTCCGGCGGGGAAGCCGGGCAGGGTTTTGGTTTCCCGAGTTTCCTGTTCCATGAAAAATTCCGTTTCCCTCGCCGGCGCGTGCCGGTCCGCACCCGCACGCCTGTTGCCCGCGACGCTGGCGATCGCCGCCGCCTGGCCCGTGCTCGCCTCGGCCCAGGCGCAGCCCGCCGACGACGTGCTGCGCGAGACCGTGGTGACCGCCACGCGCGTCGAGCAGCCGCTGGCCGATCTGGTGAGCGACGTCTCCATCGTC harbors:
- a CDS encoding amino acid ABC transporter permease; protein product: MVEFSLWDILRNLLLALRWTVALSAIAFVGGGVVGGLLLFARLRGGRGAQRAIGVYVQLFQGTPLLMQLFLAYFGIALFGIDVSAWTAASVALTLYTSAFLAEIWRGCVASIPKGQWEASASLALSFGEQMRHVVLPQAVRIATAPTVGFLVQVVKGTALASVIGFIELTKAGGMISNATFKPFVVFSCVALLYFALCFPISLFAKHLERRTHVNRR
- a CDS encoding amino acid ABC transporter permease; this translates as MRITFDFLAVLAQWPLLLRGVAWTVGLTAIATVVGMAVGVFCAWARSGGPTWLRWGVGAYVELIRNTPFIVQLFFIFFGLPAAGFKLSAEMASVIAMTLNLGAYATEIVRAGIEATPRGQIEAAVSLALDRVQVFFRVVLPPALKKVWPSMVSQIVIVMLGSAVCGQISTEELSYAANLIQSRNFRAFESFIVATLIYLALSVALRRLLDWAGPKYFFGR
- a CDS encoding transporter substrate-binding domain-containing protein, with translation MTPLITKRAFALGLAAAATLLASAGAHAQAALDDVMKAKSIKIAIPTDYPPYGFVGTDMAPQGLDVDVARLIAAKLGVKVELVPVTSANRVPYLQTRKADLVVSTLGKNPDREKVIDFTSAYSPFFQAVFAPKSMAIKGWGDLAGKSVAVTRGAMEDQELAKVAPAGVDVKRFEDNNATIAAFVAGQTQLVATSASVAGNMMAKNPGVGAEFKLLLKDSPNFIGVAKGEDKLRLKVNDILAEAKKAGELDALSKKWLGRPSGDLPS
- a CDS encoding GntR family transcriptional regulator, with amino-acid sequence MSISASEISARIIEAVMARKLAPGSRLGEQPLAMLFGCSRTIVREALTRLAARGIVTVSARRGWFVIEPSQDEAREAFEARRVIEVGLIRSAGQSGRIGAVALGRLRAHLAREQAAIADDTDIGTRSFLLGDFHVCLAECLGNTLLADTLRDFTARTTLIAMRYQSTHDAAQSCADHVRIVEALARGDAASAEALMSEHIGTVHAALRARCDHDPLAQLRDALAPLAGGTAVAGSVPAAADEPTPDDSSTYLGALL
- a CDS encoding tripartite tricarboxylate transporter substrate binding protein, which gives rise to MNPDLDRRHLLRLATRTTATAAGASALGLFGALASPAHAQAGWPARPVTMIVPFPAGGGTDAFARPFSAQFSRATGQTLVIDNRGGAGGTLGAGIAAKAQPDGYTLFMGAVHHAIAPAVYPRLDYDIERDFVPLMLLANVPQVLVVNPQRVKVANLREFLDLAKKNPGRLNYASAGAGTSHHLAGELFKLQTGVFITHIPYRGAGPALQDLIAGNVDVMFDGLGSSAQHIKAGRIKALMVSGTRRNPAFPDVPCAAEVGLPDYTVTTWYGLWAPRGTPGELQARIIESARKALAADDLRTIWAANGSEIPDLATTAFGGFVNAEVRRWATVVKASGTKLD
- a CDS encoding malonyl-CoA synthase, which gives rise to MNAPSTSSPAGNANLFVALRGGFPCDLDAIAIETDEGQRHTWRDLDQASARIANLLDALALPPASRIAVQVEKSVEAVALYLGTLRAGHVFLPLNTAYRSAEIAYFIGNAEPAVVVCGSANADWVAPIAVEAGTRHVFTLDDDRTGTLLDVAAQCPDQHVPAMKADDDLAAILYTSGTTGRSKGAMLTHRNLRSNAEVLKDYWGWTEGDVLIHALPIFHVHGLFVALHGALLNGSRMIWFDRFDPKKVVARLADATVFMGVPTLYVRMLAEPGLTKEACARMRLFISGSAPLLIETFETWRERTGHTILERYGMSETAMLTSNPYRPVQGERRGGTVGFPLPGVNLRVRTADDHGGGEFRDCATDEIGGIEVVGPNVFAGYWRMPEKTREEFTADGFFKTGDVGRIDGLGYVTIVGRSKDLIISGGYNVYPAEIEGVINEMPGVTESAVIGVPHPDFGEVGVALVVARKDERPDAEAILAALRRQLANFKIPKRCFVVDELPRNTMGKVQKAALREQHKGLFAGSTAAAGAGNARAEPIRPAAR
- a CDS encoding catalase family protein, whose product is MSAPLPHAAEPLRYQPAYESLEDDEAETTRALKETLHEISETVHRDEGHAYRSVHAKSHGLLLAELRVLDGLPERLAQGLFAKAGTYPVAMRFSTTPGDLLDDAVSTPRGVALKVVGVEGDRVSGSEGDVTQDFILVNGPVFSAPTAKAFLGPLKLLAATTDKASGLKKALSAALRGLETLVEKAGGEVATFKTMGGHPATHILGETFYTQVPLRHGPYMAKLSLAPVSAELVALTGNLLDLGDGPDVIREAVLQHFAHNGGEWELRVQLCTDIEAMPIEDASVEWPEDRSPYVAVARLSARPQVAWSAARSAAVDDGMSFSPWHSLAAHRPLGSIMRVRKAVYDMAAQFRSNANGVPVDEPATLTALPA
- a CDS encoding DUF904 domain-containing protein, translating into MSDPSPIDQIAVRVERLLARHEEVLRANARLQDQVSALAQERDALLARFAEARLRLDAVLERLPAEPPHDDATPPPAPSSPPAFASAAAVR